The following proteins are encoded in a genomic region of Opitutus sp.:
- a CDS encoding glycosyltransferase family 2 protein, with protein MSDMPISIILRSFNEAWALRDTLAALRAQDYTNWELIVIDSGSTDGSVELIRQAAPRHFIQILPHEYQPGRVLNTGMRLARNEVAIFLNADATPQGRQWLRPLVASLRDPHTAAVFSRQIARPECQAVFAADYERAFGIRRESAGWDNFFSMVSSGIRRDIWAQRGFVEALQYSEDDEYTRWCRSQGHRVVYCADSVVMHSHNYSPRQAYKRCFGEAWALYAMGAARPQNLIWLGAPELAWLNDVRRDLGFCLQTRRLHEWPQGCRIRWAQRRGKADGGKAGAAMHTGKALV; from the coding sequence ATGAGTGACATGCCCATCAGCATCATCCTGCGCTCGTTCAACGAGGCCTGGGCCCTGCGCGATACGCTGGCCGCCCTGCGCGCCCAGGACTACACCAACTGGGAACTGATCGTGATCGATTCCGGCTCCACGGACGGCTCGGTCGAGTTGATCCGCCAAGCCGCCCCGCGGCATTTCATCCAAATTTTGCCGCACGAATACCAGCCCGGGCGGGTGCTCAATACGGGCATGCGCTTGGCCCGCAACGAGGTTGCCATTTTTCTTAACGCCGACGCCACCCCGCAGGGCCGCCAGTGGCTGCGGCCGCTGGTCGCCTCCCTGCGCGACCCGCACACGGCGGCGGTTTTTAGCCGTCAAATCGCGCGCCCCGAATGCCAGGCGGTGTTCGCCGCCGACTATGAGCGCGCGTTTGGCATTCGCCGCGAATCGGCGGGGTGGGACAACTTTTTCAGTATGGTGAGTAGCGGCATCCGCCGGGACATTTGGGCGCAGCGCGGTTTTGTCGAAGCGTTGCAATACTCCGAGGACGACGAATACACGCGGTGGTGCCGCAGCCAGGGGCACCGCGTCGTGTATTGTGCCGATTCGGTGGTGATGCACTCGCACAACTACTCGCCGCGCCAAGCCTACAAACGCTGCTTTGGCGAGGCGTGGGCGCTCTATGCCATGGGCGCGGCTCGCCCGCAGAATCTCATCTGGCTGGGGGCACCGGAGCTGGCCTGGCTCAACGACGTGCGGCGCGACCTCGGCTTTTGTCTGCAAACACGCCGCCTGCACGAATGGCCCCAGGGCTGCCGCATTCGCTGGGCGCAGCGACGGGGCAAAGCCGACGGAGGCAAAGCCGGTGCGGCCATGCATACCGGAAAGGCGTTGGTATGA
- a CDS encoding O-antigen ligase family protein: MDTKHLIAAALIFIFTGMGVLAASCSQRLRDLMFFMLVAGTSVAERMSVNFWSQDNYRGTSRGLEVSGIDLLAVSVLVACVLLPRAGQRRWFWPAGLTAMGCFGAYCLGSVLLSQPKLFGAFELWKLLRGLVFFLATALYVRSPRELKILVFGLVCAVGFEALIAYRQRLFEGMVRAQGHLNHPNSLSMYLCLIGPVLVAGAAAVGFPQWLRRACLIAVVMTAGAMILTLSRTGVVSFALVVLAATAFCVPWRLTFKKVAVGCTVLAMVALVLVSSWQPLMARFNESTLSEEYLESGEGRGIYLRWAGMIVADHGWGIGLNNWSYWVSKVYGAREGLNYEDYDASRNLVDRTERFPGYYAAPAHNLGALLLGELGVLGLLLFTLLWLRWFQVGAGFLWRGSTDPMQLLGVGVFFGFCGVFLQSLTEWTYRHSPIFITFHILAGALAGLHYYWQTQKKAARVESSTRWAEPEIPERFGPAVVGVEVRSS; the protein is encoded by the coding sequence ATGGATACCAAACATTTAATCGCGGCGGCCTTGATCTTCATTTTCACCGGCATGGGCGTGCTGGCGGCGAGTTGTTCGCAGCGCCTGCGCGACCTTATGTTTTTTATGCTGGTTGCAGGCACCTCCGTGGCCGAGCGCATGAGTGTTAACTTTTGGAGTCAGGACAACTACCGCGGCACGTCGCGGGGGCTGGAGGTGTCGGGCATCGATTTGCTCGCCGTGAGTGTGCTGGTGGCCTGCGTGCTGCTGCCCCGCGCGGGCCAGCGGCGCTGGTTTTGGCCCGCCGGACTGACGGCGATGGGGTGTTTTGGCGCCTACTGTTTGGGCTCGGTTCTGCTTTCCCAGCCGAAACTCTTCGGCGCCTTCGAGCTGTGGAAACTGCTGCGCGGGCTGGTGTTTTTCCTCGCGACGGCCCTGTACGTGCGATCACCCCGTGAGCTCAAGATTTTGGTTTTCGGGCTGGTTTGCGCGGTGGGGTTCGAGGCTCTCATTGCCTATCGGCAACGCCTGTTTGAGGGCATGGTTCGGGCGCAAGGCCACCTCAACCACCCCAATAGTCTTTCGATGTACCTGTGTCTGATTGGGCCCGTGCTGGTGGCTGGGGCGGCTGCGGTTGGGTTTCCCCAGTGGTTGCGCCGGGCCTGTTTGATCGCGGTGGTGATGACCGCCGGCGCCATGATCCTCACGCTTTCGCGCACGGGGGTGGTATCCTTTGCCTTGGTTGTACTGGCGGCGACGGCTTTCTGCGTCCCGTGGCGGCTCACCTTTAAAAAAGTGGCGGTCGGTTGCACGGTTTTGGCTATGGTTGCCCTGGTGCTGGTTTCCTCCTGGCAGCCCCTGATGGCGCGTTTCAACGAGTCCACCCTGAGCGAGGAATACCTGGAGAGCGGCGAAGGCCGCGGCATTTACCTGCGCTGGGCTGGTATGATCGTCGCCGATCACGGGTGGGGCATCGGGCTGAACAACTGGTCTTATTGGGTGAGTAAGGTTTATGGCGCGAGGGAGGGGCTTAACTATGAGGACTACGATGCGTCCCGGAATCTCGTGGATCGCACCGAACGCTTCCCTGGCTATTACGCCGCCCCAGCGCACAACCTAGGTGCGCTGCTGCTCGGTGAATTGGGTGTGTTAGGCTTGTTGCTGTTTACACTGCTCTGGCTGCGCTGGTTCCAGGTGGGCGCGGGGTTTTTGTGGCGGGGCTCGACCGATCCGATGCAGCTGCTGGGCGTTGGCGTTTTTTTCGGCTTCTGCGGGGTTTTCCTTCAAAGCCTGACCGAGTGGACCTACCGCCATTCGCCCATTTTTATCACCTTCCATATTTTGGCTGGAGCGCTGGCTGGGCTGCATTATTATTGGCAAACCCAAAAAAAGGCGGCGCGCGTCGAGTCCTCGACGCGGTGGGCCGAGCCTGAAATTCCGGAACGGTTTGGCCCCGCAGTGGTGGGCGTGGAGGTGAGGTCGTCATGA
- a CDS encoding glycosyltransferase family 4 protein, whose translation MNIAHVLRKYNPAEWGGTETALHRLCEGLHQGGVRSLVYSPSLPAPVHSPAPVQDPLAEVGCEMRRFDACVPIWGLAEEKRRQMVAVGGNLMSFGLISSLWREPGLSVIHAHTMGRIGSIGRLVARRRRLPFVFTTHGGVYDLPPALKAQMNAPITEGLEWGKVCGLLLGSRGLLDAADAIITCNGREAELMHRKHPSRRVVVQPHGVSARIYEADQRGAARAAFPRIIGRSVLLSLGRIDPVKNQSWLIEQLHALIRRHPRLLLVLAGSVTDDAYAAELEREIVRHGLGWHVVLTGGIPPGDPRLVGLLQEARAVVLPSVSETFGLVILEAWAANTAVISSRTSGATCLIEDGKTGVLFDLDHPEGFHSGIDHLWFDRDWAGRLASAGRQRVWADFDTRVLAERMRRLYETLIEEKSCTT comes from the coding sequence ATGAACATTGCACACGTGTTGCGGAAGTATAACCCGGCCGAATGGGGCGGGACTGAAACGGCGCTCCACCGGTTGTGCGAAGGCCTGCACCAGGGCGGAGTCCGCTCGCTTGTTTACAGCCCGAGTTTGCCCGCCCCGGTTCATTCCCCTGCGCCCGTCCAAGACCCTTTGGCCGAGGTCGGGTGTGAGATGCGACGTTTCGATGCCTGTGTGCCGATCTGGGGGCTAGCCGAGGAAAAGCGCCGCCAGATGGTCGCCGTCGGAGGCAATCTGATGTCGTTCGGGTTGATCAGCAGCTTGTGGCGGGAGCCGGGTTTATCGGTCATCCACGCCCACACCATGGGGAGGATCGGTTCCATCGGCCGGCTTGTCGCGCGGCGGCGGCGGCTGCCTTTTGTGTTCACCACCCACGGCGGCGTCTATGACCTGCCGCCTGCGCTGAAGGCTCAAATGAACGCGCCGATCACTGAGGGGCTGGAGTGGGGGAAAGTCTGCGGGCTGTTGCTGGGCAGCCGCGGTTTGTTGGACGCCGCAGACGCGATCATCACGTGCAACGGACGCGAGGCCGAATTGATGCACCGTAAGCACCCCAGTCGGCGCGTGGTGGTGCAACCCCATGGCGTCTCGGCGCGTATCTACGAGGCTGACCAGCGTGGGGCGGCGCGCGCGGCCTTTCCACGCATCATCGGACGCAGTGTGCTGCTCTCGCTGGGGCGAATCGACCCGGTCAAAAACCAATCTTGGCTGATTGAGCAACTGCACGCCTTGATACGCCGTCATCCGCGCCTGCTGCTGGTTTTGGCCGGTTCGGTCACGGACGATGCCTATGCGGCGGAGCTGGAACGTGAGATCGTCCGGCACGGGCTAGGTTGGCATGTCGTGTTGACCGGCGGGATCCCGCCGGGTGACCCGCGACTGGTCGGCTTGCTGCAGGAGGCGCGGGCTGTGGTGCTTCCGTCCGTCTCCGAAACCTTCGGGTTGGTCATCCTAGAGGCGTGGGCGGCGAACACGGCGGTTATTTCCAGCCGTACCTCGGGAGCGACCTGCCTCATTGAGGACGGCAAAACGGGTGTGCTGTTTGATTTGGATCATCCGGAAGGATTTCACAGCGGCATAGACCACCTGTGGTTTGATCGGGATTGGGCCGGGCGTTTGGCCTCCGCCGGACGGCAGCGGGTGTGGGCCGATTTTGATACACGGGTTTTGGCCGAACGGATGCGCCGGCTCTACGAAACCCTCATCGAGGAAAAGTCATGCACTACGTGA
- a CDS encoding DUF2334 domain-containing protein translates to MHYVILRDDDTNALTPVNRLEKLYRPFLDRGLPVNLAVIPEVRLDARRPDGGIEGFLPGGHRPSAGTRRMEENPTLVAYLRANSGYHVAQHGCFHDCFEFDRVGQKAATHLMERGARRLHEAGFERPHAFVAPHDRFSRSGLAAAARRFEVVSTGWFELGRQPLAWWPHYSWKKARRAPHWQVGRTTLLSHPGCLLSRARAPETILPAIRRQVEGQRLTVLVTHWWEYFDAGQPVSAFVDVLHETADYLANTPNLRVISFGELARGGAPLS, encoded by the coding sequence ATGCACTACGTGATCCTTCGCGATGATGACACGAATGCGCTGACGCCGGTCAACCGCCTCGAAAAGCTGTACCGCCCGTTCCTTGACCGCGGGCTACCGGTGAACCTGGCGGTGATCCCCGAGGTGCGTCTGGATGCACGACGCCCCGACGGCGGGATCGAGGGGTTTTTGCCCGGCGGCCATCGGCCAAGCGCGGGAACGCGCCGGATGGAGGAGAATCCGACTCTGGTGGCCTACCTGCGCGCCAATTCCGGTTATCACGTGGCCCAGCACGGGTGTTTTCACGACTGCTTTGAGTTTGATCGTGTCGGCCAGAAGGCCGCGACGCACCTCATGGAGCGAGGTGCCCGTCGGCTGCATGAGGCGGGGTTTGAGCGCCCGCACGCCTTTGTTGCGCCGCACGACCGGTTTTCGCGCTCCGGCTTGGCGGCCGCGGCGCGGCGCTTTGAGGTGGTTTCAACCGGGTGGTTTGAATTGGGGCGGCAACCCCTGGCCTGGTGGCCGCATTATTCATGGAAGAAGGCCCGCCGTGCCCCGCATTGGCAGGTCGGCAGGACGACCTTGCTTTCCCATCCCGGTTGCCTGCTTTCGCGCGCCCGCGCCCCGGAGACGATATTGCCGGCGATTCGCCGTCAGGTCGAAGGGCAGCGTTTAACCGTCTTGGTGACGCACTGGTGGGAGTATTTCGACGCCGGCCAGCCGGTGTCCGCCTTCGTCGATGTGCTCCATGAAACGGCCGATTACCTGGCGAATACCCCGAATTTACGGGTGATTTCGTTTGGCGAGTTGGCGAGGGGCGGCGCCCCGCTGAGTTGA
- a CDS encoding HAD-IC family P-type ATPase — translation MRALFALCLSFLQALCSLRFGGDSPPEGTEDAPVWHHIPVVDVARLLDVNPAQGLPVEEVRRRQGRFGLNQVRVRRAKSRLSTLIDQFNQPLIYVLLVAVGLTAYMGETTDSVVIFGVVLVNAVVGYIQEANAGKAIEALARMVITEATVRRDGHRQRVPSVELVPGDVVLLQPGDRVPADLRLLHVRNLHVDESALTGESLPVAKHPDPLDHATILAERKNLAYAGTLVSSGQAECVVWAIGDQTETGKIAQLISETVELSTPLTRKIAQFNRVALLGILGLAAVMIGVGLMRGDKPSALFMPAVAFAVGAIPEGLPAAVTIVLAIGVSRMARRKVIIRKLPAVETLGSTTVICSDKTGTLTENQMTVRDIFAGGKSYEVTGTGYETKGELRWDGGALELGHHSALAECLLAGVLCNDSQIVVDGAELRVQGDPTEAALLVAGAKGGLVHADVHRVSPLIDTIPFESGHMFRATLHQARVGRMIYKVGALERLLERCTDALGDNDTRVALDRPAVHHAAEAMAARGLRVVALARRAVGGDHARLEHAHVAAGMTFLGLQGMMDPPRAAAIAAVRQCQRAGIAVKMITGDHLVTARAIAEQIGLTGRVEHGCLVALTGGELAQIPDDALPAVAERTAVFARVDPAQKLRLVKALQARGHVVAMTGDGVNDAPALKQADIGVAMGITGTDVAKGAAAMILLDDNFASIAAAVEEGRGVFDNLTKFIVWTLPTNVGESMVLLVAMLAGTTLPALPVQFLWVNLMTAILLGLMLVFEPKEPDLMDRPPRDPRQPLFTRELLQRTALVAGIMVVGAFWLFRLELRGVGASEAVARTVVVNVIVLVEVAYLFSCRSLHRSVFSIGWFTNRWAVLGSVAMIGAQVLFTYAPIMNRLFHTAPITAVSWLRIVAVAVVALAAVEIEKALRFGWARRRAAK, via the coding sequence ATGCGCGCACTTTTCGCTCTTTGTCTCTCGTTTCTGCAGGCACTGTGTTCGTTGCGTTTCGGTGGCGATTCGCCGCCAGAGGGGACGGAGGACGCGCCGGTTTGGCATCACATTCCGGTGGTCGATGTGGCCCGCCTTCTTGATGTAAACCCGGCCCAGGGCCTGCCGGTCGAAGAGGTTCGCCGGCGGCAGGGGCGTTTTGGCCTCAATCAGGTTCGCGTGCGCCGGGCGAAGTCGCGGTTGAGCACGTTAATCGACCAGTTTAACCAGCCGCTCATTTACGTGCTGCTGGTGGCGGTCGGGCTCACTGCTTACATGGGGGAAACGACTGACTCGGTTGTTATTTTCGGGGTGGTGCTGGTTAACGCGGTGGTCGGCTATATTCAGGAGGCGAATGCCGGTAAAGCCATCGAGGCGCTGGCCCGCATGGTGATCACCGAGGCGACGGTGCGCCGCGACGGGCACCGGCAACGGGTGCCCTCGGTCGAACTCGTGCCCGGTGATGTGGTGCTCTTGCAGCCCGGCGACCGCGTGCCGGCTGATCTGCGTTTGCTGCATGTGCGCAATCTCCACGTCGACGAATCCGCTCTCACCGGCGAATCGCTGCCGGTGGCCAAACACCCGGACCCGCTCGATCACGCGACGATTCTAGCCGAGCGCAAAAACCTGGCCTACGCCGGCACGCTGGTCTCCAGCGGCCAAGCCGAATGCGTGGTGTGGGCCATCGGTGACCAGACCGAAACCGGCAAGATCGCACAACTGATCTCCGAAACCGTCGAGTTATCCACCCCGTTGACTCGTAAAATCGCGCAGTTTAACCGCGTGGCTTTGCTCGGGATTCTGGGGTTGGCCGCGGTGATGATTGGGGTGGGGTTGATGCGCGGCGACAAGCCCTCGGCGCTGTTCATGCCTGCTGTGGCGTTTGCGGTTGGGGCAATTCCCGAGGGGCTGCCGGCGGCTGTAACTATCGTGTTGGCCATCGGGGTGTCGCGGATGGCTCGCCGAAAGGTGATCATTCGCAAACTGCCCGCAGTCGAAACCCTCGGTAGCACCACGGTGATTTGCTCGGATAAAACCGGAACGCTCACCGAGAACCAGATGACGGTGCGCGATATTTTTGCCGGCGGTAAATCCTATGAGGTCACCGGCACTGGTTATGAGACGAAGGGCGAACTGCGCTGGGACGGTGGCGCGCTGGAGTTGGGCCACCATTCCGCGCTCGCCGAGTGCCTGCTCGCCGGGGTGCTCTGCAACGATTCGCAAATCGTGGTCGATGGCGCCGAACTGCGCGTTCAAGGCGATCCCACCGAGGCCGCCTTGCTCGTCGCCGGTGCAAAGGGGGGCTTGGTGCATGCCGACGTTCATCGCGTTTCCCCGCTCATCGACACGATTCCCTTTGAGTCGGGGCACATGTTTCGCGCCACCCTGCATCAGGCTCGCGTCGGGCGGATGATCTACAAAGTCGGGGCGCTCGAACGTTTGCTGGAGCGCTGCACCGATGCGCTTGGCGATAACGACACGCGGGTCGCGTTGGACCGCCCCGCCGTTCATCACGCCGCCGAGGCGATGGCTGCCCGGGGCTTGCGGGTGGTCGCGCTGGCCCGCCGAGCTGTGGGGGGCGATCACGCCCGACTGGAGCACGCTCATGTGGCCGCCGGGATGACCTTTCTGGGGTTGCAGGGCATGATGGATCCGCCACGTGCCGCGGCCATCGCCGCCGTGCGCCAATGCCAGCGCGCCGGCATCGCCGTTAAAATGATCACCGGCGATCACCTGGTCACCGCCCGTGCGATCGCCGAGCAGATCGGGCTGACGGGGCGCGTCGAGCACGGCTGTTTGGTGGCGTTGACGGGCGGGGAACTGGCGCAGATTCCCGACGATGCGTTGCCTGCCGTCGCGGAGCGCACCGCCGTTTTTGCGCGCGTGGACCCGGCGCAAAAACTCCGCCTCGTAAAAGCGCTGCAGGCGCGGGGCCACGTGGTTGCGATGACCGGCGATGGGGTCAACGACGCGCCCGCCCTCAAGCAGGCCGACATCGGCGTGGCCATGGGGATCACCGGCACCGATGTGGCGAAGGGGGCGGCGGCGATGATTTTGTTGGATGACAACTTTGCCTCCATCGCCGCCGCCGTGGAGGAGGGGCGCGGGGTGTTTGATAATTTAACCAAGTTCATCGTCTGGACGCTGCCGACCAACGTGGGCGAAAGCATGGTGTTACTCGTGGCAATGCTGGCCGGCACCACCCTGCCAGCCCTGCCCGTGCAGTTTCTTTGGGTTAACCTGATGACCGCGATTCTGCTCGGGCTGATGCTGGTGTTTGAGCCCAAGGAGCCCGACCTGATGGATCGCCCGCCACGGGACCCCCGGCAGCCCTTGTTTACGCGGGAATTGCTTCAGCGCACGGCGCTGGTTGCGGGGATTATGGTGGTCGGGGCTTTTTGGCTTTTTCGCCTGGAGTTGCGAGGCGTCGGGGCCTCGGAAGCGGTCGCGCGCACGGTGGTGGTCAATGTCATCGTTTTGGTGGAGGTCGCGTATTTGTTTAGCTGCCGGTCGCTGCACCGTTCGGTTTTTTCGATCGGCTGGTTCACCAACCGTTGGGCGGTGCTGGGCTCGGTGGCGATGATCGGTGCGCAAGTGTTGTTCACCTACGCGCCGATCATGAACCGGCTGTTTCACACCGCGCCGATCACGGCGGTTTCGTGGCTGCGCATCGTGGCGGTCGCCGTCGTGGCGCTGGCGGCCGTGGAAATTGAAAAGGCGCTCCGCTTCGGGTGGGCCCGCCGCAGGGCCGCGAAGTAG
- a CDS encoding BrnT family toxin translates to MNFEWSEAKAAKNLAKHGVSFGEATLVFSDPNRLTVQDCRHDSEVRHNTTGSVAGVIFLTVTHTDRAGVTRIISARRASRQERNAYHAND, encoded by the coding sequence GTGAATTTCGAATGGAGTGAAGCCAAAGCAGCTAAAAACCTCGCCAAGCACGGCGTGAGTTTTGGTGAGGCTACGCTGGTTTTCTCCGATCCCAATCGGCTCACGGTGCAGGATTGCCGCCATGACTCTGAGGTGCGGCATAATACCACGGGCTCGGTGGCCGGCGTGATTTTTCTGACTGTCACCCACACCGACCGAGCAGGAGTTACCCGCATCATCTCCGCCCGCAGAGCCAGCCGCCAGGAACGAAACGCCTACCATGCCAATGACTAA
- a CDS encoding TPM domain-containing protein, which produces MFTTTFLSALDHSRIEQAIAAAELLTSGELRVVIHPGKTEDPLATATREFARLEMHRTRQRNAILLLVAPRSRTFAFYGDTGIHEKCGEAFWQALADALAADFRREAYTDGIVAAVAKAGELLSRYFPRRHDDRNELPDAAIEHPPVI; this is translated from the coding sequence ATGTTCACCACCACCTTCCTCTCTGCGCTCGACCACTCCCGGATTGAGCAAGCCATCGCCGCCGCGGAGTTGCTCACCTCGGGCGAACTGCGCGTGGTTATCCACCCGGGCAAAACCGAAGACCCGCTGGCAACGGCCACCCGGGAGTTCGCCCGCCTGGAGATGCACCGCACCCGCCAACGCAACGCCATCCTTCTACTGGTGGCGCCGCGCTCGCGCACCTTCGCCTTTTACGGTGACACCGGCATTCACGAAAAATGCGGTGAGGCCTTCTGGCAGGCCCTGGCCGACGCGCTGGCGGCGGATTTCCGCCGCGAAGCCTACACCGACGGCATTGTCGCCGCAGTGGCCAAAGCCGGCGAACTGCTCAGCCGCTACTTTCCGCGCCGTCACGACGATCGCAACGAACTGCCCGATGCGGCGATCGAGCACCCGCCGGTGATTTAA
- a CDS encoding TPM domain-containing protein, with amino-acid sequence MVILAVFAGLAGFSPSLQAAAVALPPAPSAYFNDYAGYIPPARARALDARLAQFERDSSTQLVVAIFPRLPAGAALEDYTVRTAQAWGVGQKKRDNGAVLFVFVADRTLRIEVGYGLEGRLTDAVSHAIIENELKPLLRAGRPADALEAAVNAMIAATTGEYRGTGKTAADSKKGKAGVSGSDLMTLLWIGIPLLLLLSRLRKGYTYLNQNSRRRSRYDNLPWGGGGSGDGGSWGGGGSSSGGGGFSGGGGSFGGGGASGKW; translated from the coding sequence CTGGTGATTCTCGCGGTGTTCGCGGGGCTCGCAGGATTTTCGCCGAGCCTGCAAGCCGCCGCCGTGGCGCTGCCGCCGGCCCCGAGCGCGTATTTTAACGACTACGCCGGCTACATCCCGCCTGCGCGCGCCCGCGCCCTCGATGCCCGCCTCGCCCAGTTCGAACGCGATTCTTCCACCCAACTGGTGGTCGCCATCTTCCCTCGCCTGCCCGCCGGCGCCGCGCTGGAAGACTACACTGTACGCACCGCCCAGGCTTGGGGCGTCGGCCAAAAAAAACGCGACAACGGCGCGGTGCTCTTTGTCTTCGTCGCCGACCGCACCCTGCGCATCGAAGTCGGCTACGGCCTAGAGGGCCGGCTGACCGACGCGGTGAGCCACGCGATCATTGAAAACGAGTTAAAACCCCTGCTGCGCGCCGGCCGCCCCGCCGACGCGCTGGAGGCCGCCGTCAACGCGATGATCGCCGCCACCACTGGCGAATACCGCGGCACCGGCAAAACCGCGGCCGATTCCAAAAAGGGAAAAGCCGGCGTCAGCGGATCCGACCTGATGACCCTCCTTTGGATAGGAATTCCGCTCCTGCTGCTCCTGTCGCGGCTACGCAAAGGCTACACCTACCTAAATCAAAACAGTCGGCGTCGCTCGCGTTATGACAACCTGCCGTGGGGTGGCGGTGGAAGTGGCGATGGAGGCTCCTGGGGCGGCGGGGGTTCATCGTCAGGCGGAGGCGGCTTTTCCGGCGGTGGCGGCTCGTTTGGCGGCGGCGGAGCCAGCGGCAAATGGTAA
- a CDS encoding LemA family protein: MKTFLIALAAAGLLALLAVLYVVGIYNGLVNSQQAVDAQWAQVQNVYQRRADLVPNLVNTVAGAAQFEKSTLTEITEARASVGKVTLDASKAPADAAQLAEFEKAQGRLSSALSRLLVVSERYPDLKATGNFSALQSQLEGSENRIAVERGRFNDAALAYNAAIKRVPAVFFAAVFGFKEKPYFAATPAAQTPPEVKFDFSKGAK; encoded by the coding sequence ATGAAAACCTTCCTCATCGCCCTGGCCGCCGCCGGCCTCCTCGCCCTGCTCGCCGTGCTTTACGTCGTCGGCATCTACAACGGCCTGGTCAACTCCCAGCAAGCCGTCGACGCCCAGTGGGCCCAGGTGCAAAACGTCTACCAGCGCCGCGCCGACCTCGTGCCCAACCTGGTCAACACGGTCGCCGGCGCCGCCCAATTCGAGAAATCCACCCTCACCGAAATCACCGAGGCGCGCGCCTCCGTGGGCAAGGTCACCCTCGACGCCTCCAAGGCCCCCGCCGACGCGGCCCAACTCGCCGAATTTGAAAAAGCCCAGGGCCGCCTCTCCTCCGCGCTCTCGCGCCTGCTGGTCGTCTCGGAGCGTTACCCTGACCTGAAGGCGACGGGAAATTTCTCCGCGCTCCAGTCGCAGCTCGAAGGCAGCGAAAACCGCATCGCGGTGGAACGCGGCCGGTTCAACGACGCCGCCCTCGCCTACAACGCGGCGATCAAACGGGTGCCCGCCGTCTTCTTCGCGGCCGTGTTCGGCTTCAAGGAAAAGCCCTACTTTGCCGCCACCCCCGCCGCCCAGACCCCGCCCGAGGTGAAGTTCGACTTTTCCAAGGGCGCCAAGTGA
- a CDS encoding methyltransferase domain-containing protein, whose amino-acid sequence MDSTHPDFWETRYRAGRTPWDFQGVPPALADFLRRGSATNDSGNPARPAGEASTPPPSPPLPSPLAPRVLLPGCGFGYEVAAFHAHGWRAQAIDFAPAAVELARAQLGALANCVRQADFFGETLDGPYDLIYERTFLCSMPLERRAAYAKQMARLLRPGGVLAGVFFSATATDDGPPFPIAPEEARQLFAAFELIEDRPIPADQSLPLFVGQERWQIWRLREC is encoded by the coding sequence ATGGACAGCACGCACCCCGATTTCTGGGAAACCCGTTACCGCGCCGGCCGCACCCCGTGGGATTTCCAAGGCGTGCCTCCGGCGCTGGCTGATTTCCTTCGGCGCGGTTCGGCAACCAACGACTCAGGCAATCCGGCCAGGCCCGCCGGCGAAGCGAGCACCCCGCCCCCGAGCCCCCCGCTCCCCAGTCCCCTAGCCCCGCGCGTGCTGCTGCCGGGGTGCGGTTTCGGCTACGAAGTGGCGGCGTTTCATGCCCACGGCTGGCGGGCACAGGCGATCGATTTCGCGCCGGCGGCGGTCGAACTGGCGCGAGCTCAGCTCGGAGCGCTCGCGAACTGCGTGCGGCAGGCGGACTTTTTTGGCGAGACGCTCGACGGGCCCTACGACCTGATTTACGAGCGCACGTTTCTGTGCTCCATGCCGCTGGAGCGCAGAGCGGCCTACGCCAAACAAATGGCCCGGCTCCTGCGCCCCGGCGGCGTGCTGGCGGGCGTTTTTTTCTCCGCTACCGCCACCGATGACGGCCCGCCCTTCCCCATCGCACCGGAAGAAGCGCGCCAGTTATTCGCCGCTTTCGAGCTGATCGAGGATCGGCCGATACCCGCCGACCAGTCCCTGCCGCTTTTCGTCGGCCAGGAACGCTGGCAGATCTGGCGGCTGCGGGAGTGCTAA